The following proteins are encoded in a genomic region of Dokdonia donghaensis DSW-1:
- a CDS encoding PepSY domain-containing protein: protein MPLSIWRYSHFVLALVSSLFLLVAAITGVILAVEPIAHQAKGYDVRELDSISLGTTIGVVKENYDEVFALEVTTAGFVKAAVLTSEMETQDVYIDALTGETLAIVQERPAIYSFATNLHRSLFLKTLGRVFVGIIALLLLAIALTGFLLLIQRQGGLRKIFARVHKDYPELQYHVLLSRWFIIPIIIIAFTGVYLSAEKFELIPTPQTEVVEYTPQDDAVIYDRVTEIPFFKETMLSEVREVAFPFSSDPEEYYEITLSDREVYVNQATGEIVKSTTYPFIEAVSKISWVLHTGEGTVLWSIVLLLASISILYFMYSGCVMSIKRLSKKGRTLKMPDKDDCEYIILVGSETGTSHSYARALYQDLTAGGKNVFMTMLNTYSAFAKAQHIIIFTSTYGEGEAPTNARKFIEKFKTISQPNEIAYAVVGFGSREYPDYCKFAIQVDGLLQAQAGFIPQLPLHKINNGDVAQVKEWGAQYGKRIGVTLPLDTKKKVKEAAVLQDFKVLKRTVLNVDETFIITLLPVKKTSFTSGDLLAITPPDTTVARQYSIARVENTIVLSVKKHSMGKGSSYLYSLNEGAIIKASINDNSHFHLPKKARQVVMIANGTGIAPFIGMLDTKAPTEFYVFWGSRTGASTALYDDYLLEKNATNPRIQFYKSYSREGDKRYVQDALRIRRDVLLKVIEDKGVIMICGSLAMQNDVLDLLEETLAQYGTTDIASLKESGQLKTDCY, encoded by the coding sequence ATGCCCCTATCTATCTGGCGATATAGTCACTTTGTACTAGCCTTAGTTTCATCTTTATTTTTACTTGTCGCAGCTATAACGGGTGTTATACTTGCGGTTGAACCTATTGCTCATCAAGCAAAAGGATATGATGTACGCGAGTTAGATAGCATATCACTAGGCACTACAATAGGTGTAGTTAAAGAAAACTATGATGAGGTTTTTGCGCTAGAGGTAACCACTGCCGGATTTGTAAAAGCGGCTGTGCTTACCTCAGAGATGGAGACGCAAGATGTCTACATAGATGCGCTTACGGGTGAAACCCTTGCCATTGTACAAGAGCGCCCAGCCATCTATAGCTTTGCGACTAACTTGCACAGATCACTGTTTTTAAAAACCCTGGGGCGTGTCTTTGTGGGTATAATAGCGCTATTATTACTCGCTATAGCTCTTACAGGTTTTCTATTGCTTATACAGCGACAAGGTGGTTTAAGGAAGATATTTGCTAGAGTTCATAAAGATTACCCAGAGTTACAATATCACGTCTTGCTTAGTAGGTGGTTTATCATCCCCATAATCATAATTGCTTTTACAGGCGTCTATCTCTCTGCCGAAAAGTTTGAATTAATACCTACCCCACAAACAGAAGTAGTGGAGTACACCCCTCAAGATGATGCTGTGATTTATGATCGTGTTACAGAGATACCCTTTTTTAAAGAAACAATGCTCAGTGAGGTACGTGAGGTAGCTTTTCCATTTTCTAGTGATCCAGAGGAGTATTATGAGATTACACTTTCAGATAGAGAGGTTTATGTAAATCAAGCTACTGGGGAGATTGTAAAGAGTACTACATATCCATTTATAGAAGCTGTATCTAAGATAAGTTGGGTATTACATACCGGAGAAGGAACCGTCTTATGGTCTATCGTACTACTACTTGCTAGTATTTCTATTTTGTATTTTATGTACTCGGGTTGTGTAATGAGCATAAAACGACTGTCAAAGAAGGGGAGAACGCTCAAAATGCCAGATAAGGATGACTGTGAGTATATCATTCTTGTAGGTTCGGAGACGGGTACAAGTCACTCATATGCACGCGCCCTGTATCAAGATCTTACTGCTGGCGGTAAAAATGTGTTTATGACGATGCTTAACACGTATTCCGCTTTCGCGAAAGCGCAACACATCATCATTTTTACATCAACATATGGAGAAGGTGAGGCACCTACAAATGCCAGAAAGTTTATTGAAAAATTTAAAACTATATCACAACCCAACGAGATTGCCTATGCTGTGGTAGGTTTTGGCTCACGTGAGTATCCAGACTACTGTAAGTTTGCCATACAAGTAGATGGACTTTTACAGGCTCAAGCCGGTTTTATACCACAACTGCCGTTACATAAAATTAATAATGGAGATGTGGCTCAAGTAAAAGAATGGGGTGCACAATATGGAAAACGTATAGGTGTAACATTACCGCTAGACACTAAGAAAAAAGTAAAAGAGGCAGCCGTTTTACAAGACTTCAAAGTCCTTAAAAGAACTGTATTAAATGTAGATGAAACCTTCATTATTACCTTACTGCCTGTAAAAAAGACCTCATTTACATCTGGAGATTTACTTGCAATCACACCGCCAGATACAACAGTCGCTAGGCAGTACTCCATAGCTAGGGTAGAAAACACCATAGTTCTAAGTGTAAAAAAGCACAGTATGGGTAAAGGGTCTTCTTATTTATACAGCCTTAATGAAGGTGCTATCATTAAAGCAAGTATAAATGATAATAGCCACTTCCATCTACCTAAAAAAGCTAGGCAAGTGGTAATGATCGCAAATGGTACTGGTATCGCACCCTTTATAGGGATGCTAGATACAAAAGCACCTACGGAGTTTTACGTGTTTTGGGGAAGTCGTACAGGGGCATCTACTGCACTTTATGATGATTACCTCTTAGAAAAGAATGCAACAAACCCGCGTATACAATTTTATAAAAGCTACTCCAGAGAGGGAGACAAGCGGTATGTGCAAGATGCTTTAAGAATACGTCGCGACGTACTGCTTAAAGTGATAGAGGATAAGGGCGTCATAATGATATGTGGATCGCTGGCGATGCAAAACGATGTACTTGACCTTCTAGAAGAAACGCTTGCTCAATACGGCACAACAGATATTGCAAGCCTTAAGGAGTCTGGACAGCTAAAAACAGATTGCTATTAA
- a CDS encoding DUF6686 family protein, translating into MCTNLKTLSKNIEGELSYCQGCKVYHLYFNNIYLQFTPREFKAFTKFVFEIDIDYWEASCQRTLLKRKIPIQSMQQNLAMVFNQSEVNALKDLLKVRTKTNRLLKPHEIDYISFLN; encoded by the coding sequence ATGTGTACAAATCTAAAAACACTTTCAAAAAATATAGAAGGAGAGCTCTCATACTGCCAGGGGTGTAAGGTATATCATCTTTATTTTAATAATATATACCTTCAGTTTACTCCTAGAGAGTTTAAGGCGTTTACAAAGTTTGTATTTGAGATAGATATAGATTATTGGGAAGCTTCTTGCCAGCGCACCTTGCTCAAGCGCAAGATACCTATACAATCTATGCAGCAAAATCTGGCAATGGTTTTTAATCAAAGCGAGGTTAACGCACTTAAGGACTTATTAAAAGTTAGGACCAAAACAAACCGTTTACTCAAGCCTCACGAGATAGACTATATCTCTTTTTTAAATTAA
- a CDS encoding response regulator, protein MGSKKLKVLLIEDDAIEVMKLKRAIKKLEMQHDLIEAKNGEEALAILKDENVVPDIIFLDLNMPRINGIEFLKILKEDEVLRYLPTIILTTSSNRKDVLECYKHGVAGYILKPLKYDDYVQKIECTLNYWSQNELIKA, encoded by the coding sequence TTGGGGTCAAAAAAATTAAAAGTTCTTTTAATAGAGGACGATGCTATTGAAGTTATGAAGCTTAAGAGAGCGATAAAAAAGCTCGAGATGCAACACGACCTCATAGAAGCAAAAAATGGAGAAGAAGCGCTTGCTATTCTTAAGGATGAAAATGTGGTTCCAGATATCATATTTTTAGACCTCAATATGCCACGTATAAATGGCATTGAATTCTTGAAAATTTTAAAAGAAGATGAGGTGTTGAGGTATTTACCTACCATCATACTTACAACATCAAGTAACCGAAAGGACGTACTAGAGTGTTACAAACACGGAGTTGCTGGTTATATCTTAAAGCCGCTTAAGTATGATGATTACGTTCAGAAAATAGAATGCACACTTAACTACTGGAGTCAGAACGAACTAATAAAAGCATAA
- a CDS encoding heme NO-binding domain-containing protein → MKGIVFTEFLDLVEDKFGLEMVDTLLANSELPSNGVYTAVGTYSFAEMVSLLTNLNKETGIAIDDLLLVYGEHFFSVVERSYPEFLLQFTDPLQMLASIENHIHVEVIKIYPDAELPTFEIVKQTENELVMIYTSSRAMHSFGKGLMNKTFEHFNQKATILVEKLNDQGTEVKFSITTNE, encoded by the coding sequence ATGAAAGGAATCGTATTTACAGAATTTTTAGATCTTGTAGAAGATAAGTTTGGACTAGAGATGGTTGACACGCTTCTTGCTAACTCAGAACTTCCGTCTAATGGAGTTTATACCGCAGTAGGTACTTATAGCTTTGCAGAGATGGTGAGTTTACTTACTAATCTAAATAAGGAAACAGGTATCGCTATAGACGACTTATTATTAGTTTATGGAGAGCACTTTTTTAGTGTAGTAGAGAGAAGTTATCCAGAGTTTTTACTTCAGTTTACAGATCCTTTACAGATGCTTGCATCTATAGAAAATCATATACACGTAGAGGTGATAAAAATATATCCAGACGCAGAGCTACCTACTTTTGAAATTGTTAAACAGACTGAAAATGAGCTGGTAATGATTTATACATCTAGTAGAGCAATGCACTCTTTTGGAAAAGGATTAATGAATAAAACTTTTGAGCATTTTAATCAAAAAGCTACTATCTTAGTCGAGAAACTTAATGATCAGGGAACTGAAGTTAAGTTTAGTATAACGACTAATGAGTGA
- a CDS encoding PAS domain-containing sensor histidine kinase, protein MSEDKLKMYERALAREKAARKEAERILEDKSRELFYKSQELQKANIQLEKLVKEKTSELEGVFENIVDAYVVTNLLGDVLKMNEAAEALLDFTIEDKKNLMDTLHPDDYEKAAIGFQKLYKTGSLTGFNIRIVAHGNTILLELNSSIVYDENKQPIAAQGIVRDITQQKAAEQKLINSENRLSAVISNLESGILLEDENRKVVIANERFCDFFSIAITPAELIGQDCTNAAERYKHLFENEERFVTRINTLIKLKEQVVGDELQLKDGRILERDFIPIYEEGIYKGHLTTYRDVTLHRRFRKNIEAERAKYSSIIANMELGLVEVDTNDKILMVNQSLEEMSGYEEQELLGKRGRDILLDKESQQRLLEENKKRLKGTSNSYEVVAITKQGEKRHWLISGAPNYDVSGNIIGSIGIHLDITAIKELELQKESLLQKLASSNHELQEYAHVVSHDLKSPLRSLDALLTWVKEDNVDVLSSDSLENLDLMGTTLEKMEQLISDVLEYSSVSSDEKEVQDVAVSGVIDDIEKLLHIPDNICIEREDTLPTIKADRVRIQQLFQNLMSNAIRYSDKEMGIIKIGCEQSKEYNTFSVSDNGIGIEKEYHDKIFEIFQSLNKHKDSTGIGLSIVKKIVDLYSGKIWLESTPGEGTTFFFTLKKIII, encoded by the coding sequence ATGAGTGAAGATAAATTAAAAATGTATGAACGAGCGCTCGCTCGTGAAAAAGCAGCCCGTAAAGAGGCCGAACGTATTCTTGAAGATAAGTCACGAGAGCTTTTTTACAAAAGCCAAGAACTTCAAAAAGCAAACATTCAGCTTGAAAAACTCGTAAAAGAAAAAACATCTGAGCTTGAAGGTGTTTTTGAAAATATAGTAGATGCCTATGTGGTGACTAACTTACTGGGCGATGTCTTAAAAATGAATGAAGCAGCAGAAGCTTTATTAGATTTTACTATCGAGGATAAAAAAAATCTAATGGATACGCTTCATCCAGATGATTATGAAAAGGCTGCTATTGGTTTTCAAAAGTTATATAAAACGGGCTCTCTTACTGGTTTTAATATACGCATTGTTGCCCACGGTAACACAATTCTTCTAGAGCTTAATTCTAGTATTGTATACGACGAAAACAAACAACCTATAGCCGCGCAAGGAATTGTAAGGGATATTACACAACAGAAAGCAGCAGAACAAAAACTCATTAATTCTGAAAACAGACTCTCTGCAGTGATTTCAAATCTTGAGAGCGGGATATTACTAGAAGACGAAAACAGAAAAGTAGTTATTGCAAATGAGCGTTTTTGTGACTTCTTTAGTATAGCTATTACTCCAGCTGAGCTCATAGGTCAAGATTGCACAAATGCTGCAGAGCGATACAAACACCTTTTTGAGAATGAAGAGCGTTTTGTAACTAGAATTAACACACTTATTAAACTCAAAGAGCAAGTGGTAGGTGATGAGTTACAACTCAAAGATGGTAGGATACTAGAAAGAGATTTTATACCCATCTATGAAGAAGGCATTTACAAAGGTCACCTTACCACTTACAGGGATGTAACACTTCATAGAAGGTTTAGAAAAAATATTGAGGCAGAAAGGGCTAAGTATAGTAGCATTATTGCAAATATGGAACTGGGTCTTGTTGAGGTTGATACTAATGACAAGATACTTATGGTAAACCAAAGTCTCGAAGAAATGTCTGGTTATGAAGAGCAAGAGCTTCTAGGCAAAAGAGGTCGAGATATACTATTAGATAAAGAATCACAACAAAGACTTTTAGAAGAAAATAAAAAGCGCCTTAAAGGTACTTCAAACTCATATGAAGTGGTTGCTATTACAAAACAAGGAGAAAAAAGACATTGGCTTATAAGTGGCGCTCCAAATTATGATGTAAGTGGGAACATTATAGGTTCGATAGGTATCCATCTTGATATTACAGCCATTAAAGAACTTGAATTACAAAAAGAGAGTTTATTACAAAAGCTAGCTTCTAGTAATCACGAGTTGCAAGAATATGCACACGTTGTTTCTCACGATTTAAAGTCTCCATTACGCAGTCTTGATGCCCTATTAACTTGGGTAAAAGAAGATAATGTAGATGTGCTATCTAGCGACAGTTTAGAAAATCTAGACTTAATGGGTACTACCCTGGAGAAGATGGAGCAACTTATATCTGATGTATTAGAATACTCAAGTGTCTCGTCAGACGAAAAGGAGGTACAAGACGTAGCTGTCTCTGGAGTAATAGATGATATAGAAAAGTTATTACACATCCCTGATAACATATGCATAGAGCGAGAAGACACCTTACCTACCATTAAGGCAGATAGGGTACGTATACAACAACTTTTTCAGAACTTAATGAGTAATGCCATACGCTACTCAGATAAAGAGATGGGCATTATAAAAATAGGATGTGAGCAAAGTAAAGAGTATAATACATTCTCTGTATCTGATAATGGCATCGGTATCGAAAAGGAATACCACGATAAAATATTTGAAATTTTCCAATCACTTAACAAACACAAAGATTCTACAGGTATAGGTTTATCTATAGTTAAGAAGATAGTAGATCTTTATTCTGGTAAGATCTGGTTAGAAAGTACCCCGGGAGAAGGAACAACATTTTTCTTTACATTAAAAAAAATAATAATATGA